Within Thermincola ferriacetica, the genomic segment TACCACCCAGTGAATACGCCAGGAAAAGGCCCTGAATTTCATAAAAAGTCAAGAAAAGATAGTAGAAGGACAAAATAGTCCAGTTTGCATAAAGCAGGCTGGATTATTTTTTTTGCCCTGTTTGGAAGAGTCAAACCTGTCCAGACGCACTCTCGGATAATCCAGAAGAGAATGGCCCAGAGCAGAGAAATCTAATCACGTGATCATCTCCGTTGATTAAATTTTTGATAGAACATGTGGGAACAGGGGGTGAAATAATGTCCTATGAAGCGCTGGGGATGGTGGAGACAAAGGGTCTGGTGGCGGCCATTGAAGCTGCGGATGCTATGAGCAAAGCAGCCAATGTTGTATTAATCGGTTACGAAAAAATCGGGTCCGGTCTGGTAACCGTTATGGTCAGGGGTGATGTAGGCGCTGTTAAAGCGGCTACTGATGCGGGAGCGGCCAGCGCCCAGAAAGTCGGGGAACTGGTATCTGTGCATGTAATACCCAGACCCCATACTGATGTTGAAAAAATCTTACCGAAACTGGAGTAATCACATAACGCTTTGGAGGTGTACAAACTGTGAGTGATCAACTGGTGGAAAAAGTGTTGAACGAAGTTATGAAAAAAGTAGCTCAGGATATGGCCAAACCTGAGGCTCCGGTGTTGGAAAAAGTAACTGAAAACTGCAAACTGACTGAGTTTGTGGGTACTGCAATAGGCAATACCATCGGCCTGGTAATCGCTAATGTAGACAGTGAACTGCATGAAAAAATGGGCCTGGACAAAAAATACCGGTCTATCGGTATTTTTGGCGGTCGGACCGGAGCCGGCCCGCAAATAATGGCTGCTGACGAAGCGGTTAAGGCTACCAATACCGAGGTTGTAGCCATTGAACTGCCCAGGGATACTGAAGGTGGAGCGGGCCACGGCTCTTTGATCATTTTTGGCGCCGAGGAAGTATCTGATGCCCGGAGGGCTGTGGAAGTGGCGTTAAAAGATTTGAACCGGACCATGGGAGACGTTTATGTCAACAGCGCCGGACATCTGGAATTCCAATATACGGCCAGGGCCAGTTACGCTATTCAAAAAGCCTTTAATGCTCCTGTTGGGCAGGCTTTCGGTTTGCTGGTCGGCGCCCCCGCGGCAATAGGCGTGCTTTTATGTGATACGGCGGTAAAAGCGGCCGAAATTGAAGTGATCTCCTACCTTAGCCCCAGTACAACCAGCCATACTAACGAATCTATCCTCGCCTTCAGTGGTGATTCCGGCGCCGTAAGACAGGCGCTGATAGCTGCGCGTGAAGTAGGACTGCAATTGTTATCAGCGTTGGGCGGCCCCTGCAAGTCCCTTACGCAACCTTATATATAAATGCAAACCGTAACAGGCGTTTAAAAAAGTAACTAGTAAAAAGGAGGCATTGACAGATGCGCCGTTCAAAGAGATTTGAAGTTCTCGAAGCCAGGCCTGTTAACCAGGACGGTCTTGTTCAGGAATGGCCGGAGGTTGGTTTAATTGCCATGAACAGTCCCAATGACCCTAAACCGGGAATTAAAATAAGGGATGGCGTTGTCGTTGAACTGGATGGCAAGCCGGCGGAAGAATTTGATATGATAGACCAATTTATTGCTGATTACGCTATTGATGTATCTGTGGCAGAAAAGGTAATGAACATGGATTCTACGGAAATTGCCCGGTTGCTGGTGGATATCAACTGTTCGCGGGAAGAGATAATTAAGCTCACCAGAGGCATGACCCCAGCTAAAATTGTGGAAGTAGTCAGCCAGCTTAACGTGGTTGAAATGATGATGGCTCTGCAAAAGATGCGGGCCCGGAAAACTCCTTCTAACCAGTGTCATGTTACCAACCTGCAAGACAACCCCGTACTCCTGGCTGCCGACGCGGCAGAAGCTGCTGCCAGAGGCTTTGATGAAATGGAGACTACTGTTGCTGTAGTGCGTTACGCGCCTTTAAACGCCCTGGCCATATTAGTAGGTTCCCAGACCGGCAGGGGGGGCGTTATTACCCAATGCGCCGTTGAAGAAGCAACTGAGCTGATGCTGGGCATGAAAGGTTTTACCAGCTATGCCGAAACGGTTTCGGTATACGGAACAGAGCAGGTTTTTGTAGACGGTGACGACACTCCCTGGTCCAAAGCCTTTTTGGCGTCCGCTTACGCATCCCGGGGTCTGAAAATGAGATTTACTTCCGGTACCGGTTCCGAAGTGCAAATGGGCTACGCCGAGGGTAAGTCAATGCTTTACCTGGAGACCAGGTGTATCATGATTACCAAAGGGGCCGGCGTCCAGGGATTACAGAACGGTTCTATCAGTTGTATCGGCATCCCGGGCGCTGTTCCGTCGGGCATCAGGGCTGTTTTGGCGGAAAACCTGATTACCACTATGCTGGACCTGGAAGTAGCTTCCGGCAACGACCAGACATTCTCCCATTCGGACATCAGGAGAACGGCCCGGATGTTGATGCAGATGCTGCCGGGAACAGACTTTATCTTTTCGGGTTACAGCGCAGTACCAAATTATGACAATATGTTTGCCGGGTCTAACTTTGACTGTGAAGACTTCGATGATTACCTGCTCCTGCAGAGGGACCTAATGGTAGATGGGGGTCTCCGGCCGGTAAAAGAAGAGGAAATTATTGCGGTAAGAAACAAGGCCGCCAGGGCTCTGCAGGCAGTATTCAGGGAACTGGGGTTACCCCTTATCACCGACGAAGAGGTGGAAGCTGCTACCTATGCCCACGGTAGCAAAGACATTATCAAACGCAATATTCCTGAAGACCTGAAGGCCGCTGAAGCGCTGATGCGGGGCAATATTACCGGTCTGGATGTGGTTAAAGCCCTGGCCAAGCATAACTTCCATGATGTGGCTGAAAACCTGCTGAACCTCTTGAAACAAAGGGTATCAGGGGACTATTTGCATACATCGGCAATTTTTGATAAGAATTTTAACGTGTTAAGCGCCGTAAATAATCCTAACGATTACCGCGGCCCGGGAACAGGTTACCGGCTGAGCCCCGAGCGTTGGGAAGAAATCAAAAACATTGAAAGGGCCCTCAGTCCGGAAAAACTCGGTATTTAAATTAAAGGGGGTGTCATTAGTGCATCTAAACGAAAATTATTTAAAAGAATTGATTACTCAGGTTGTAGCGGAAATTAGTCAAAATGCTTTACAACAGGTGGAGAATAAGAAAGAGGAACTGACAGGTAAGGGAGAGGCTGACACAGGTGCCGCGTTGCTGAAAGTAAAAGGGCCGGCCCGGCAAGGGGTTAAGGCGGATGAGGTTGTAATCGGCGTGGGACCTGCCTTCGGGCTGGGCCAGCATAAGACCATAGTAGATATTCCTCATGCTACAGTTTTACGGGAAGTTATTGCCGGGATAGAGGAAGAGGGAGTATCTGCCCGGGTTGTCCGCGTGAAACATACCAGCGACCTGGCTTACATCGGCCTTACGGCCGCCAAGCTGAGCGGTTCGGGGATAGGTATCGGCATCCAGTCCCGGGGCACCACAATCATTCATCAGAGAGATTTACTTCCGTTGAACAACCTGGAACTATTCCCCCAGGCGCCGCTTCTTACCCCTGAAACCTTCCGAAAAATCGGTAAGAACGCAGCAAAATATGTCAAGGGAGAATCTCCGGACCCTGTGCCCACTTTGAACGACCAGATGGCCAGGCCCAAATATCAGGCGAAGGCAGCCCTTCTGCACATCAAGGAAACGGAGTTTATCCAGCCGGACAGCCAGCCTGAAGAGTTGGAATTCAGTATATAACGGAAAGGGGTGGGATAAATGTCTGACTTTAATAGGAAAGATCTCGAAACACTGGTTCGTGAAGTGGTAAAGACATTTTTAGCCAAGGAAACGGGCATTGGTGAAGTAGGAAACGGAGAAAAAGACAATTGCCCGACTTCAGTGACAGGCAGTTCCGACAGTTGTCAGGAAGTCGGCTTGCAGGACTATCCCCTGGGAACCAAGCGGCCTGAACTGATTAAAACGCCTGCCGGAAACAGGCTTACCGACATAACCTTAGCCAAAGTAGTTGAAGGTGAAATTAAATCGGACGACTTGAGGATTACGCCGGAAACCCTGCTGCTGCAGGCGCGCATTGCGGAAAAGGTAAACAGGCCCCAGTTTGCCCAAAACCTCAGGAGAGCTGCGGAGCTTACAAAAATTCCGGACCAAAGGGTCCTTGAAATATATAATGCCTTGAGACCGTACCGTTCAACGAAAGAAGAACTCCTGGCCATTGCAGATGAACTGGAGAACCGTTACCAGGCTAAAATTAACGCCGCTATGGTCCGTCAGGCTGCAGAAGTATACGAAAAAAGGAACCGCTTGCGGAAGTAGCATGGAAAATGGGCGCTAAAATAATTGCCGGAGTTGATGTGGGCAACTCAACTACCGAAGTGGCCATAGCGGAGTATTTT encodes:
- the eutM gene encoding ethanolamine utilization microcompartment protein EutM; the encoded protein is MSYEALGMVETKGLVAAIEAADAMSKAANVVLIGYEKIGSGLVTVMVRGDVGAVKAATDAGAASAQKVGELVSVHVIPRPHTDVEKILPKLE
- the pduB gene encoding propanediol utilization microcompartment protein PduB, which translates into the protein MSDQLVEKVLNEVMKKVAQDMAKPEAPVLEKVTENCKLTEFVGTAIGNTIGLVIANVDSELHEKMGLDKKYRSIGIFGGRTGAGPQIMAADEAVKATNTEVVAIELPRDTEGGAGHGSLIIFGAEEVSDARRAVEVALKDLNRTMGDVYVNSAGHLEFQYTARASYAIQKAFNAPVGQAFGLLVGAPAAIGVLLCDTAVKAAEIEVISYLSPSTTSHTNESILAFSGDSGAVRQALIAAREVGLQLLSALGGPCKSLTQPYI
- a CDS encoding propanediol/glycerol family dehydratase large subunit; amino-acid sequence: MRRSKRFEVLEARPVNQDGLVQEWPEVGLIAMNSPNDPKPGIKIRDGVVVELDGKPAEEFDMIDQFIADYAIDVSVAEKVMNMDSTEIARLLVDINCSREEIIKLTRGMTPAKIVEVVSQLNVVEMMMALQKMRARKTPSNQCHVTNLQDNPVLLAADAAEAAARGFDEMETTVAVVRYAPLNALAILVGSQTGRGGVITQCAVEEATELMLGMKGFTSYAETVSVYGTEQVFVDGDDTPWSKAFLASAYASRGLKMRFTSGTGSEVQMGYAEGKSMLYLETRCIMITKGAGVQGLQNGSISCIGIPGAVPSGIRAVLAENLITTMLDLEVASGNDQTFSHSDIRRTARMLMQMLPGTDFIFSGYSAVPNYDNMFAGSNFDCEDFDDYLLLQRDLMVDGGLRPVKEEEIIAVRNKAARALQAVFRELGLPLITDEEVEAATYAHGSKDIIKRNIPEDLKAAEALMRGNITGLDVVKALAKHNFHDVAENLLNLLKQRVSGDYLHTSAIFDKNFNVLSAVNNPNDYRGPGTGYRLSPERWEEIKNIERALSPEKLGI
- a CDS encoding propanediol/glycerol family dehydratase medium subunit, translating into MHLNENYLKELITQVVAEISQNALQQVENKKEELTGKGEADTGAALLKVKGPARQGVKADEVVIGVGPAFGLGQHKTIVDIPHATVLREVIAGIEEEGVSARVVRVKHTSDLAYIGLTAAKLSGSGIGIGIQSRGTTIIHQRDLLPLNNLELFPQAPLLTPETFRKIGKNAAKYVKGESPDPVPTLNDQMARPKYQAKAALLHIKETEFIQPDSQPEELEFSI
- a CDS encoding diol dehydratase small subunit; its protein translation is MSDFNRKDLETLVREVVKTFLAKETGIGEVGNGEKDNCPTSVTGSSDSCQEVGLQDYPLGTKRPELIKTPAGNRLTDITLAKVVEGEIKSDDLRITPETLLLQARIAEKVNRPQFAQNLRRAAELTKIPDQRVLEIYNALRPYRSTKEELLAIADELENRYQAKINAAMVRQAAEVYEKRNRLRK